Within the Metasolibacillus fluoroglycofenilyticus genome, the region ATTTTTCACGCTCCGCTTGCACAAGTGCTTCTGGAGCCTTCGATACAAATTTCTCGTTCGATAGCTTACCAGTCACAAGCTTCACTTCTTTCGACCATTTCTCTAGCTCTTTTTCTAAGCGTGCAATTTCTTCTTCTACATTGATTAAACCAGCTAGCGGTAAAAATACTTCTGCCCCTGTCACTACAGCGGACATTGTTTGCGCCGGTATTTCCACATTTTGACCAATAACAAGTGGGTCAGGGTTACAGAATTTTTCAATATATGCTTTATTCGCTTCAAGCACCTCTGCTGTTGCAGTATCTTTCGCTGATACATAAAGTGCTACTTTCTTACTCATTGGTGTATTTACCTCAGCACGGATATTACGTACCGAACGTATAATATCCATGAGCAGCTTCATGCTTTGCTCATCTTGCTCGAAGTTAAATGCTTTGTTAACAGTTGGCCATGCTGCTACTGTAATCGAGTCACCTTCATGTGGTAGATGCTGCCAAATCTCTTCAGTAATAAATGGCATGAAAGGATGTAATAGACGCATTGTTTGGTCTAATACATGCGCTAATACGGAACGAGTTGTTTTTTTCGCTGCCTCATCCTCTCCGTAAAGTGGTAACTTCGCCATTTCAATATACCAAGAACAGAAATCATCCCAAATAAAGTTGTACAATTCGCGACCTACTTCACCAAATTCATACTTATTTGATAATGTCGTTACATGTTCAATTGTGTTATTTAAGCGAGATAAAATCCATTTATCCGCCACTGATAAATTGCCAGTTAAGTCAATTTCATCATATGTTAAGCCTTCCATATTCATTAATGCAAAGCGGGAAGCATTCCAAATTTTATTAGCAAAATTCCAAGTTGCCTCTACTTTTTCTGTTGAATAACGCAAATCTTGCCCCGGTGATGACCCTGTTGCTAAGAAATAACGCAAGGAATCTGCACCGTACTTGTCAATCACATCCATCGGGTCAACCCCGTTGCCAAGTGATTTTGACATTTTTCGCCCTTCTTCATCACGTACTAGACCATGAATGAGTACATCTTTGAACGGACGCTCACCTGTAAATTCAAGACCTTGGAAAATCATGCGGGAAACCCAGAAGAAAATAATATCATAGCCCGTTACGAGTGTTCCTGTTGGGTAATAACGTTTAAATTCTTCATTAGTCGTATCTGGCCAGCCCATTGTTGAAAATGGCCATAAAGCAGATGAGAACCAAGTATCTAATACATCTTCATCCTGTGTCCAATTTTCACTATCTGCTGGTGCTTCTTTCCCAACATAAATTTCGCCTGTTTCGTTATGATACCATGCTGGAATTTGGTGACCCCACCACAATTGGCGAGAAATACACCAGT harbors:
- a CDS encoding valine--tRNA ligase translates to MTEQLTMSTKYEPNAIEAGRYEWWLKGKFFEAQPESGKEPYSIVIPPPNVTGKLHLGHAWDTTLQDIVIRMKRMQGYDALWLPGMDHAGIATQAKVEQKLREQGVTRYDLGREKFLEKTWEWKEEYAGHIREQWAKLGLALDYSRERFTLDEGLSDAVKEVFVQLYDKGLIYRGERIINWDPAAKTALSDIEVIYKDVQGAFYHMKYPLADGSGHVEVATTRPETMLGDSGVAVHPDDERYKHLIGKTVILPIVGREIPIVADDYVDKDFGTGVVKMTPAHDPNDFEVGNRHNLERILVMHEDGTMNELAGKYQGMDRFECRKQIVADLQDAGVLFKIEEHMHSVGHSERSGAVVEPYLSAQWFVKMQPLADASLELQKDEAGKVNFVPARFENTYSRWMENIRDWCISRQLWWGHQIPAWYHNETGEIYVGKEAPADSENWTQDEDVLDTWFSSALWPFSTMGWPDTTNEEFKRYYPTGTLVTGYDIIFFWVSRMIFQGLEFTGERPFKDVLIHGLVRDEEGRKMSKSLGNGVDPMDVIDKYGADSLRYFLATGSSPGQDLRYSTEKVEATWNFANKIWNASRFALMNMEGLTYDEIDLTGNLSVADKWILSRLNNTIEHVTTLSNKYEFGEVGRELYNFIWDDFCSWYIEMAKLPLYGEDEAAKKTTRSVLAHVLDQTMRLLHPFMPFITEEIWQHLPHEGDSITVAAWPTVNKAFNFEQDEQSMKLLMDIIRSVRNIRAEVNTPMSKKVALYVSAKDTATAEVLEANKAYIEKFCNPDPLVIGQNVEIPAQTMSAVVTGAEVFLPLAGLINVEEEIARLEKELEKWSKEVKLVTGKLSNEKFVSKAPEALVQAEREKLADYEEKHATVEKRLAELKNM